A segment of the Fusobacterium ulcerans genome:
AAATGGCTGAAGAAAAAAGAATGGAGTCTGAATCTCAAAAAGCTCAAAATCTTTATAGAATAGAAACTGAAAAATCGATTAATTTAAAAGAATTGGATAAAGAAAAAGAGATTAAGCTTCAAGAGGAAAGTTTAAAGCAGGAGATAGCAGATAAATCTAAAGAAACTGTTAAGAAACAGGCAGAAGTTGCACTAGAAACTCAGAGAGCAAAAGAAATAGTTGAAACAAAAGTATATAATGAAAAACTTGAAATAGAAAAAATTACAGAACTTAAATTAAAAAAACTTGAAGCAGATAATCAATTGGAAATAGCTAAAATAAAAGCAGATGCAATATTAATAGAAGCAAGGGCGGAAGCAGACAAATTAAAAGCATTAGCAGAAGCAGATGCAATCAAAGTAGCATTACCTATTGAGAAAAAAGCTGAAGCGGAGAAAAAACTTTTAGAAGTATATGGACAATCTGGAATTATGGGGCTTAAACTTATTGAAATACTTCCACAACTGGCTAAAGCACAGGCAGATGCAGTGGCTAATATAGATATCAACAGCTTGAATATAATAGCTGGTGATGGGGGATCAGGGTCAACAGATGGAAGTAATGGAGCAGGAAATCAAATAGCAGGAATAGTAACAGATATAACAAGAGCTATACCAGCTTTCAAAATGGCAAATGATATAGCGAAATCTATAAATATGCCAGAACTTTCAATAACTGGAGATAATTCAAAAAAAGAAAAATAATAAAATTGGAGGATGAGGATTCATTCTCCAATTTTATTATTTTTTATAAAACTTTTATTTTATAACTAATATTTCTTTAAATTCTTTTATGTTATTTCTGCTGACAGGAACTTTAAATTTTAAATCCTGTATTTTTAAGACATAAGTTCCATTAAACCAAGGTTCAACCTCTGTTATTTTATCAAGATTTATCATATATGATCTGTGGGTTCTATAAAATTTGTTTTTAGGTAACATTTCTTCCCATTTTGAAATTTTTATTTTTGAAGAATAAGAATTATCTTTGGTATAAATCATACTTTCTTTTTCTCCTGCTTCAATGTAATAAATGTCATCAATAGAAATAACATACATTTTTTCATCAGAAGTAACTGTTACTTTATTGATTTTATTAGTATCTTTTATATGCTCTATTTCTTTTTCTTTTGTAAGATTATCTAAAAGCTCATTTATTCTTTTTTCAGAATAAGGTTTTAGAAGATAGTCAAAAGCTTTAATTTCAAAGGCTTCAGCAGCATATTCTTTATAGGCTGTAATAAATACTATTTTTAAATTTTCATTTAGCTTAGAAAGAATTTTTCCAAGACTCATACCATCAAGCTCAGGCATATTTATATCAAGAAAAACTATATCTGTCTTGTTTCCTTGAAGGTATTTAAGAGCATCTAAAGGGCTGTCAAATTCTTTTTCAAGTTCTATTCCACCATGTTTTTCTATAAAGAATTTCAACTCTTCTCTAGCTGGAAACTCATCTTCTATAATTACACATTTAAACATTATTTCCCCCTATTCTATATAAAAGGATATTCTAGTTCCTTTTTCTAAACTTTCAATAACTAGTCCTTTTCCATACATTAATTTTATTCTGTTGTGAACATTTTTAAGTCCAATACTTTTTTCCATTCTTCCATCTAATTCTTCTATTATTTTTGGATCAATTCCTATTCCATCATCTTCAATAGTCACAATACATCCCTTATCTTTTTTCTTGGCAGTGATATATACATGTCCTCCACCTCTTTGTCTCAGGAGACCATGTTTGATACTGTTTTCAACTAGAGGCTGAATAGTAAGACTAGGTATTTTTATATTTTCCAATCCTTCTTCTACATCGTATTCTACTGAAATTTTATCCCCAAAACGAGCTTTTTCTATGTTAACATAAGCTTTTACCTGAGTGAGCTCCATATCAAGTGATACTACTTTTGAAGCATTTTCCAAATTGTAACGAAGATATGTAGATAAGTCGATTATTACTTCTTTT
Coding sequences within it:
- a CDS encoding LytR/AlgR family response regulator transcription factor produces the protein MFKCVIIEDEFPAREELKFFIEKHGGIELEKEFDSPLDALKYLQGNKTDIVFLDINMPELDGMSLGKILSKLNENLKIVFITAYKEYAAEAFEIKAFDYLLKPYSEKRINELLDNLTKEKEIEHIKDTNKINKVTVTSDEKMYVISIDDIYYIEAGEKESMIYTKDNSYSSKIKISKWEEMLPKNKFYRTHRSYMINLDKITEVEPWFNGTYVLKIQDLKFKVPVSRNNIKEFKEILVIK